The segment CCAAACTGGCGCGGGTCAAGACATAAACTTGCTCCCTCCAGAATGGTCATGTTTTGGCAAATGGTCCAGATGTTGAAATACATGAAGACAGGCAAAGAGGTGAATGCTGTCACACCCAGCCAGGCCAACATGAAGATATACGTCAACATGATGAACTGAAGAAAAAGATCAAATCaagaaataaaagataaaatcaTTAAGAATAAATCCGatttaaatagggaaaattgTAAGCATTATTAATTGATATAAGtgttataaattaattacagtaatTGCAACCACACAATATATTTCATGTTTCACTTGGCACAAATGAGAGGGAAATAACTTGCAGAGTTCACTATGTACTATAATCTTTTATAGCCTATAAACGGATGCCATATTTATGTGCGGCAGTTTCTCTTAGTGGCTTTGCTGTTGCCCTTTTCTAAATTACAATGCATGAAGCACTCCCAGTGATTTCTCACCCATGCACTGACACAGCGCCCACAGGTGGTGATCTTGAAGTCTCCATACAGGTCCTTGATGGCCCCACTGGTAAAGAAGCCTTCGACCATCAGAAGAATGCCATAGACGAAGAATGCAGAGGCAATGCCATAGATCACATACTTGATAATGTCAATGCTGTGGAAAATGGAGGTAATAAAGTCACTAACTGAATGAGACAGACACATTTCCGTTTGCTTAATCAAACAATTCATTTGTAAAAGCCAACACACACCCATGATGCATAACAACAATGTTAAAAAACACTTATTGCTTGTGgtgtaacaaaaaatatatttattgtatataaaatgtttttaatacatgTATGTAATTGAAAATCTCAGTATAGTGAAAAATGTGTGGTTCGATATGTTGCTTACACTTACATTGTAAACACATCCAGACCATCTCCAGGTCCCTCGATCACCTCAAAGTAGTTCTGGAGGATGGTGACCGTTCCAGAAAGAGCTTCATGTCCACATCCACAGAAGAGCGCCACTCCAGCATACAGCAGGATGGTGGCAATCAGGGATGGATAAGGGATTCCTCCTAAACATTTCAGACAACACTCCATACATCCTGAGAGGAGGATGAAAAAAAGAGGTCATGTGAAAAGCTCATTCATCTGAAAGCTACGGCTGGGAAAAACAAGATGCTTTTTAATCATCGAGATCTTTAATATGTTTTGTGTGTCTGTATTTGAATCTGTTGAATTGGTTTTGTGGTTTAggtttttttgcatttatgaaGTTTAACAAAGGAGTATTCTTGCACAGAAAGCAAAGTGTAAGTAGTCTTCTGTGCTATTCTAGTGTGTAGCCCGTGCCTGACAAGACTAACAAGTACCCAGGAAGTAAATCCTCAATCCACTCACTCTGAGGGTCCAGTTGATTCTGTCACCAATCTCCAATGATGTGCAAAATTGTCCCTGTGGCAGACTATTAAAATTTCTCCCCTTGGCATCATATACTGTATCAGAGTGAATCATAACAGTATGATTCATAAATAACAAAATGAATGGTAGGATCAAGGAAGGACTTTGTCACTTAAGTTTTTTCCTAATGATTGCCTTCATGTCTTTCATTATAGGCCTATTTTAACTTTAGATTTCATATCTCTGCAACAGATGAGACAAGTGCATTAtgttcagaaaaaaacaacaacaaaaaaataaaagaggcaTAAGAGCAGTTTATTACATTTCCTTATGTCTAAGTGTGTGATGTGTTCTAGAgaaactgttttgttgttgttacatAGTTCTCACACTTATCAGttatgaaatgtttaaatgttatggTACAGTGACAATATTTCAGAATTATgagctaaaaaatatatattttacatatatttaatatttgtaaatataatatttcacattataattatagtaattatttataaatcattattaaaattcatataaggaatattaaatcaatatatattttcagcatAAAAAGATCATTCATATGTTATACTTagaacacatgaacacacaataattacttttttttaattactaaattttacagtaaatttacatgtattttcttttttaacattatagcaTTTATCACTTACAGTTAATTAATTAACTGTTTTTTACCGTAGCATTTCTATGCCATCGCTCTAAAAAGCATTTCTGTATTGTGGGAAATTTGGCATATGTTCCCACTCAGTGTTTGTTTCCCAGTCCTTATAAAACAACTGCTGGAACTCGCATGATTTACACTGTGCAAGAGTTATGAGTATGGTTTGGTGGAGGCTATTGCTCTGTTTATGTTTAAGGCCTTTGTATGTGAATTATTGAATACTGCCAAACACCGCTATGGTAATGATGCTGTAATGAACCTCAGACCTGGCTTTGGCAAGGGATCGACTTGTTGCAACTGCTGTGGATTGCAAGGAGTGAGAATACAGACTGATCTGATTAATTGTACTGCTTTATAGATCTATAAATTTTCTATGTCCAgcataagaagaaaaaaagttgtcttaaaaatgttgcattaaacttttttaaaaacacagcattttttttgttatattactttactaataatatatttatatatttgatttcaAGTATtacttaaatgtgtgtttgtataattctaaataataaatgttcatattaCTGTAATTATACTCAGCTACATAAAAATATTAGCATTTACACAATACTACTTGCCCTTTTGATCCTGTTATGAGATTATTTGCACTGTGGAAACCACTGCATGACTCCTGGTTGGCTGAGAGAAATCATATGTACTGAATCTACCACAAATTGCATTACATTACAATACAGCCTTGAATTAATCACTTAAGGGTGTTAGACCATGAAATGGGATTAGAAATAAATGCAGATTGCACACTTTGTTAAGGCACTGAATCTTATTTATGATATAAATTCTCACAGGATAGCCTCTCTGGCAAGATTCTCATGCAGACAAAATCTTGCAATCTCTTATATAGTGCAGCCAAAACCAGAAATGGTTTACTGGACCAATGCATTAATGAAACCAAATATCAGTCCCTGATACAAAATGTAACCATTAAATCAGTGCAAACATTCTTGAATAGAAATGGCTAATGTGTAGCTGAAAAGATACAGGATGTTTTTAGAGATAACATaaacttcctttctttcttttttaacaataccagctaaatttcagttttatacattttctgttttatacatacatttttctgAATATGTATATgcattcaaattatatatatatatatatatatatatatatatatatatatatatatatatatatatatatatatatatatatatatatatatatgcattttcttTTATTACTGGATAAAAACTGATAAACTCAATCTTCACAAACACAGTTTAACATTAACAGTTTGAGGAGCCAGTCTGACGCTTAATTAATCAAATATACTAAACAATCTGCTAAAATTTTCCTGATTAACTTTAAGCATTTAGTTGTTTCTgttaactaaaactttaaaatttaaaattgttttcattaatatatatatatatatatatatatatatatatatatatatatatatatatatatatataaacggctgcccactgctccgggtgtgtgttcacagtgtgtgtgtgtgtgttcactgctgtgtgtgtgcactttggatgggttaaatgcagagcacgaattctgagtatgggtcaccatacttggctgtatgtcacgtcactttcacttttcacttttcactttcatatatataaaacatttctaaatatttctTCATATACATATTTGACACACATAACAAAATTATTGCAGCTTaagctaaaatttaaataaaattaaacaaattacaaacaaataaaagctcattcaaaatattaataaataataatataaagcaaaaaaaaaaacaatggcattTGGATATTGTTTTCAGATGTTGAACCAAACATAATGCACGCAAAAGACAGGCCTAACCctaacaacataaacaaaagcAATACCCTAGAGGGTCCTCTAATAATAAAGCAATCGCTGCTCCCACCCTCTTGCCCCTACACCTCCCCCCATGTCCCTCAATCACTCCACCCAATGCCCATCTGTCAGTCTGACAGACACAGTGCAACTCCCGCCTTGACTCGCCCCACCCCCAACCTCCAATCAATCCCTGGGACTGTGGGGTCACTGCGAACCAGTGGTCACTCTGAAATCCAAAAAATGTTCGGTGAGGAAACGTTCTCACAGGACTCTGACAAAGACTTTGCAACAAAATGTTAATCCGCACCAcagaagggagagagagaaagggtgaGTGAAGGGATAAGATGTTGCTACAGATGAATGAAAAAGACAGTGGGAGTCAGAGAGACAGTCACATGGAGAGGAAAACAGATACAAGTGCTGGTTAATATGtagtgaaattatttttataaaaattttttttaaccttttaagaCCCACTGTTAAACCCTCTCCATTCATAACCAGCTCAGTTGGGCCCTCTTCGGCCTTTGTTTTAATAGGATTtgaataatttgtcattttaaagtgATTAGCATTTCATTACCGTGAATGCCATTTTTTCTGTCCAAAAAAAGAATTCAAATTCAATTGAACACAGTCACATCAAGCGGCTACATGAGGGGCGCTGTGTCAATATCTCCGGCCCCTCCCTGAAAGCGCGCGGGTTTTCATCAACGCACGTCTGTGCGACGAATCTGCGCATGAGAATGGGCCGGGCCTGTGCATGCACCATGACCCACTTACAGCGCCGTGTGTCAACACATTCAGCAGCAAACGGACTGAATGGGAGTCACATTTACAAGGATGATGGGAGAAAAGAGTCCAGAACCCACGCAGCATGAACGGCAAAGACTACACGACTTCACCCAACTCTGCTGCTTATGCTGGGGCTGCTAGAAGATTCTAACACATCCCACATTCATCTGTAAAGGAACCCATTTAGACCCCttagtattttgtttgtttttatctggATTTGAAATACACTGAATATGGCATTATTGTAAAACCCTCTAACAAATggacatttttatcaaatatttccCCATGGAAGTTATtaaggagtgttttttttttgtgcagtattTTGAATAATATTGCACTGTGTTGTGTTTAAGGGTTAAACGAAATGTCTTTAAACTATCTGAAGAATCTGTTTCTTGTTCCACTCTCTGTTCTCATTGTCATTTGGCCTGTTAGAAACACTAGGGTGAACAATACTGCACAGAATTCACTTTCTATGAATAGCCGTGATTCAGTTTAGAAGACAATTAGTGAAACTTCAGTGTCCCTGCGAGGTTTGACTAGAGTGTGGGAACAATAGGAGTGTCCAGATTACAGGGTTGCCTCTGCATCACACAAGGTTgggtaaatgaaaaaaataaaacaggaagGATGTGGGATTGCAAGATAAGTTGCATCCCACAGAGGTATAGAATTCAATCACACTTTCATTTGCTTTACAGATCCATCACACAgcttaaagaaaaagaaaagtacaTTTGCACCACAGGATCAAAACTGATGGGAATATTCAAACAAGTGCTTATAATCCTAGTGTAATGCATCAAGCAATCACAGTTTGCATTGGATATTAATAACGAAACGGGTTTGTTACATATACTGAGCAGCTAAAAGTAATATGAGAGGCATAACACCATGCAATGGTGGGCACAAAATCTCTTATAAATGAGTTTGTTTACATGCACAGCAAAACTAAATATAGGTAACTATTAAAAATCAGCTCAATACATTTTACATGGCAGAAAACGTTAACATAAGATTTTAAAATTGCAGAGATTCTGATATCAGAACGTAAACAGACGGAAGACACAAGCACATTGACAAAGGTAATTGGCAAAAATCTGTGAACTAATCCGTGTATCAACAATGtagtttttaaagcatttcaaTTGTTACACACATGTAAATGCCCTCACACTTTATCTTTTTATATAAGCACACAATGGCGAAAATAAACTTTATGAACATCTCAAAATCTTTTCAGTGGATGATGTTACACAGTCAGTAGGGATTCATATGAGCTCATCTAACAGACTGAACTCTGTCAACAGTGGCAATGACAGAAATTTGCAGGAAAAAGCCATAAATAAAAGATGGGGAGTGGGATGGAATCTGTCTGTGTTAACAGCCTAATGTCTTCTAATCCAATAATCATGAGAGGTAATGAAATGTCCATTCTCCCATCAGGCTGCTTAGTTCCCTACTCCATCATAGTGCAGCGGTAGGGTCAGCACAACAGTCAATATGTGAATACTACTGCTGGTTATGGTTTTCTTAAGAAAATTCCACTGCAGTCATTGACTCATTAGTAAGCATTGTGTGTTAGGTCTTAAGGCACTGAATTAGGGAATTACGCATTATATGCATTGCAAatgcaaaaatttaaatatgttagTCACCTCAAATGTTTttcaataaacattttcattaagtctTGCTTTTTGGGATTCTTATGGACCAATTTGGAAATCTCACTCAgtacattatatacagtacagacaaaaagtttggaaacatttttaacgtttttgaaagaagttacttctgctcatcaagcctgcatttatttgatcaaaaatacagaaaaaaatgtaatattgtgatatattattacaatttaaaataattgtttttaaatttattatactttaaattatcatttatttatgtgatgcaaagctgaatttttaggatcattatcacatgatcctttagaaattattctaatatgatgattcattatcaaagttggaaacagttctgctgcttaatattttttcagaacttgtgatacttttttaggatactttgatgaataaaaagtaaaaaaaaaaagctatgtttttaaaatataaatattttgtaataacaatatacactactggtcagtaatttggggtcagtaatttttttctttctttttttaaaataaaatcaatacttttattcagcaaggatgtgttaaattgataaaaagtgatagtaaagaaaatttattgttagaatatatattattagaatttttttttattttgactaaatgcagttctttttaaccttttattcatcaaatatattagacagcagaactgtttccaacactcataataaatcagaatattagaatgatttctaaatgatcatgtgatagactggatgttacatgtgacactgaaggctggagtaatgatgctgaaaattcagcatatatatatatatatataaaccttgtcAAAAGAGACATACATCTTATCTTGGATTTGCATTTTTATCAACAAGTTATTTAGGTACACTTTATGGACAATAAGCATTTCCTATATAAACAACACAATCAAAACATCGATTTATATGCAAAACAACTTAAAAATAcagacaaaataaatgaataacaggctttatgcattttatataatgtattcctgtagctttttttttttagtttatgtataggtaaacatttatatatagtatatttacagTACAGTCAAAacctgtcagtaggttagttgtctATAGGTTTATACAGACGTGCAGTCTACCAATAACATCAGAGTGACAGCAGTAGAAACGCCCACAAGCGTCTTCTAGCGACACACAGCGAAAAACTCGCTGGCAGTGTGAACGGGCTTGAGTCGTATTCTTGAAGGAAATTAAGTGACGCCCTGGCCATatttatgctctattatgcagtgtaagcggTGTTTGCCTGGGGAGACCAAATAGCAGCTTATAACCTTCGCAAACGTAGATAGAGGTAAGCGAAATacttgcatcgttgcattggtggttaaaattaaGGTTTGACATTTTAGGAAAAGGTTttacacaaattagccaaaaagacagtagtGTAGCATgtgttatatatattgtatgaaataatatcataattgttgttttaacaatttattattattaattaacgaCTTTATTAGTATTTagtcaaaaaccaaacaaaacactcATATAAAGTGCTGTGAGGTGTAGATTAGACTAGTGTGTGCATTTAGAGTGATTTCTTTCACTGCGTGATTCAgtctgttaaaatgcatttagaaagatcacaaaattgaagatataggggcagaaaatttataaattcatataatttcacataataaaacaatatcACAAAAAGAGTGAcgtttttcctccaaaaatctgCAAGATTAcatagattttctttttcttttttacaacagttcagtaaacaataaGTTAATTAGAGACTTGCTTTGaaacaccatattgcctgtttttgctctatttcgacaagaaaaaaattattccaaGCACAGCCATCTGCGTAAATGACGGTGTTTCGTTCTTGAATAAATccaccgtttaaatgatttggttcaattgcaatgacttattaacagtgagtgtGACTTACTGACACctacagtacagtacatttaaattatcttttgatttatttttatataattttaaattagtGTTTAGCATTTTAAGTctaatatatcaaaacattatttctgcattTGCAACTTTCATGTCctacattaaacagtgtgtaaatacatctaaatggcacttcagttGAAGCTTCTGTGcttcctctgcattaaaaatattaattttgttgatactgatttttaattggcctggtaacagcccaaatgtcttattattctaaataactgattcctttgattaaaaaacaactagtttgagatttaTAGGTCTATTTCAGGggtgtcctggagggccacagccctgcagagttcagttctagccctgcttcaacacacataccatctagttttcaaataagcctaaatgattagattagctggatcagatgtgtttaattagggttatatctaaactatGCAGggctgagtttgacacccttggccaaTCCCATTTTTGCCTCcatcccactgttaaaatgttattaagtaatttttactctgaataaatttaaaatgagctactatttacttttacttgagactggtacttttacaagtacttaagtaaaatttcattaatgtaatgataCTTTAGTGGAATATTTTcatactctttccacctctggcttaatATCACACAAGCACACTGACAGTTCAAGTAGAGCAGACCTGACATGGCTGCTATCATCACACTGCTTTAGAAGGGAGTAGGGGAAAATCGCTGAAATATAAAGAGCCGTCATAGATGGAgcgagaagaggaggaagagagagTTCCGAAGgctattattttgattatttgtatTCTCTTTCTTTCAGCTCCTCACCATGTATCCAAATATTTTCTCTATAGTCcaccaaagaagaaaaaaagacacgCAGTGATTTCCACCCTGAGCTCGAAACCTCAGCCCCTGCAAATGGTAGTATTATAAATAACAAACTCCCTCtcacacaaagaaacaaatgcCCCTGCACACAAATGAAAGAGCAAGCCAAGAATATGAAAGAAAGGGAAACAATGGGTAAATTAGGATTTAGGATGAATATTTAAAAATCCAGTGCATGCAGAAGATGGTTCTCCCATCTGTCTCAGCCTCCCTCAGACATACTGACAGAAATGCGCGGCAAACAAAGACAGACCCATCAgattgttcacacacacacacacacacacacacgcacgtgtGCTCACACGGGACCCATCCCCTGCACACACCCCTCTACAATCATTATCCTATTGAAAATCTGACAATAtgacaattgatttttttttttttagaatgtaaGCATAATATTTGCTAAGTCAAGTTAATTGCATGTATTCAAGAACTAAAAATTAATGCGCTGCAACACAGTTTCTGCATGAAATACATCAACGGGAATTCATTAAAAATTGGATTTGAAAATTCGGCAGAATATGCTGCTTCTtccatggggaaaaaaaaaaaacctatattcTAACAGTTTTCATAACCTCATTTTATAATCCACAAGATCAGACATAATGAAAAGCAGTGAGGGATTAGGCACAAAGGTAAACAACACACTCGTAAAGATGGAtggaaaaaaaatggagaaagaaGCATTCCATTACCCTTCTGGGTCTGTCCCTCATCCATTTCCTCCTCCATACTGCCTTGTCCTCTGATTTCGGGGGTCTCTACAGTGATGACCAGAGTTGCGGCTGTGGGTTTAAAGTCCTCTGCTTAAACGCCTTCCCTTGCCTGCTTACCACAATAGAGGCTGAGGCTGGCTTTCAATGTACaagtctctctctccccctctctccctctctcagacTCTCACTCCCTCCTCCCACTCCTCACTCTCTCGCTCCTGCTACTACCCAGTTCCTCACAGAGGAGAGCGGCTGTCAAGACCGATTTTTTTCAGTTGACTTCAATTGTGTGAGGAGGTTGAGTGTGGCATCTCAGCACGGGCTCGTGCAAACCAGTGAGTGATAAGACATTCAGACCTCTCTATATACTTCTATATATGTGTTTATACGAGGTAACACAAGCTCATAGTTGTGTggtatacaaaaacaacaaatccACAACACCCCAAAACATGGAGCAGCACACTGGGTGAACCGAGAGAGGTGGGGTTTTAGAGGAGTCAAGCACTAAGCCAGTAAAAGCCTCCACAGTGCACCCCTTctctaaaaaaaaatggttaatgcTGATTACATCTCTGCTGCATTGAACtcgagataaaaaaaaagaaataatcaaCAATTTACATTCTATCTGGTAATTACCTCATACAAAttgttatatactgtatgtatatatatatatatatatatatatatatatatatatatatacatatgaagtAGATCTATTTGAGAGATAAAAGAACAGAgttaaagctgaaataatattaacaatggTCAGTGCTTCCCCAAGATATACTGAGGATACTTTTTAAGGGAACAGAACCCATGTGATATTAGCAAGCTTATTAAAGACATTTACATATCAGCATTGGATGTATGTTTCATTGCATATTGTGAAAGGTATCTCTCCTACAGAATTATTGCTAACGTTTTCAGAAACACATATgctatatttgtaataataagtcGAAGGGGTTGAAATATAATGATGACATCTTGAGTAGGTTTTTACAGCTTTGCTGCTTCGTGCGCAACATGGATGAAATATGAATGTATGTGATGAATATAACATCATATAACATCACCTgattctttatgtgtgtgtgtgtgtgtgtgtgtgtgtgtttgtatgtgtgcgcAGAAATATATTCACTGTCTGTCATTCCAGTGAGTGACAAAAACATAAAAGGCATAAAAAGGCAGTTTATTATTCAGTCTTATTCAGCCACTTATTGTTTGTTAAAACCTTCAATCTCGTACAGAGGTGCTATTAACATTTGATAATGATTATTGGGTTGTTTCATGAACAGCCTTCAACCTttttctgaactttttttttctttttactattGGCCGAATTATGAATTTTGtttcaattactttttaatgctttatctgttttttgataaatgtttttagtccattttacatttatttgaatcttcAACAAAGAACATAATTTCGAGCTCACTTTACAATTGCTGCTTGCCGGATTGTATATAACCATTGAGAAATCTACGACAGACTGTAATATCAAACACTTCAGATAAACCAAGATTGTGCACTCATATTGCTATAAATGAGAGAAAGGGCAATGCATAATATGGCTGAATAAGTCCaaccttttaaatgaaaaagccCATCGCTAATTGGTAAAGTAATCCTGTCACTGCAACTTGCTATTGGAAGCTCAGGTTAATATAGAAACAGTTAGTGTGTTGAGACACACACTAGGAATGGCTGGTTCAGCCTGAAGTAAAACTTTAAAATCTGAAGTAAGACTTCAGATAAGCAAACAATTAATTCAAGTTAATgcacagaaaagaaaaatgtttgtctttgtaatctttaatcaaaatctgaacatttacttCCGCTCTGGAATAGCATTTGCTTCTGTGATGACATCAGTTTGGCGGCTTGGGTAGAACTTTCTTAACCTTCCCTCCAACCGTTAGCTTGCTGTGAGTGAGagatggagaggaggagagataaaataaaacactgcccTCTATTTAATATCCCATTTCAGTTGGTCACAAAATACGTCACAATATTGAAGCAAAGTAGGCAGCAACTATATATGGTATTTATATGTGAGTGTGGCAAGCCTTTTTTGACATTTCAGTATTTCCTAAATCAAGCAGATTGGTTTTGGAAGGCCAAAATAGCTGCCCGTAGGCATTGCAAATATGGCCACTCAAGTGAACAGACTTTCCTTGAAAGGGAAATTGGCTGGGGTAATTGGCTGTCTGTGACAATTGTTTctatgattaaataataataataaacattttaactcGAAATTAATAAAACAGTTCTCTTCAATTCTATACAAGTACGTTTGACTACAATGACTCTTAGCATTATGGAAATCATCTGTTATTAAATTGTGATCAAATTATACACAGAAAGCACTCCTGTTCTAATtgaactgtcaatcacttcaAGTTGCAGTTGCAGTGCATGGGACTTGATCTACAATGCTATAATCAACACTTTCAAGATTAGTTTATGTTGTAAGCTATGAACATacaaatgttgtaaaagttttttAGAAAGTTTAAGTTCAACAAACAATAAATAGCAGTGGGCATTCACACTGAAATCTCGAGAGATGAGAAATGCCCATTTAATCAGGGTTCAATTGAGAGGactaaaaagaaaatctaatatATAAATTCTAATAGAGCAATGCCAGGCAATCATTATGGATATTTACCTGCAATATGGAT is part of the Carassius carassius chromosome 33, fCarCar2.1, whole genome shotgun sequence genome and harbors:
- the LOC132113696 gene encoding proteolipid protein DM beta-like produces the protein MEEEMDEGQTQKGCMECCLKCLGGIPYPSLIATILLYAGVALFCGCGHEALSGTVTILQNYFEVIEGPGDGLDVFTIIDIIKYVIYGIASAFFVYGILLMVEGFFTSGAIKDLYGDFKITTCGRCVSAWFIMLTYIFMLAWLGVTAFTSLPVFMYFNIWTICQNMTILEGASLCLDPRQFGVVPIGEEKTVCAGSEKFSKMCESNELDMTFHLFVCALAGAGAAVIAMIHYLMVLSANWAYVKDACKMQKYEDCKSKEEQELHDIHSTRSKERLNAYT